A single Penaeus chinensis breed Huanghai No. 1 chromosome 42, ASM1920278v2, whole genome shotgun sequence DNA region contains:
- the LOC125047875 gene encoding uncharacterized protein LOC125047875 isoform X2 codes for MPHVQWIKRGEDLQRVNLTERVPGEVVLVLDGVSVSETYSCEADSESGFVAKEVEVRVLGPPPPQNVRLSSLTETMAVIAWDPVEEAKFYTVFKNYSSSQGEAVDVFQTNSHVFADLEPYTKYEFRVAVVTASDQIALSESIFAITGDTAPDPPTIKGLDTVLKFDVGEAVNLTCVSGGGISPLVLTWYKNGVEMVSAEIRSGLQLSLVLQEEDDGAELLCQAANYVAAVNTSVVALIKEGVCKVPEEWAGEWYSGWDQVGVASDLWLDQICLTSSRNRFLVKKEWRDCNTCYIVTEKHPNILEYKESQCEATDDLQALCSTIDPAQPPTHVMRMDSTTECPFLGLRPFTYRLRHRSCTDEPSRLTSENNGTELVFHYDPCADDTDLHIDVRSERIECVGTWSEGNASFLMGKLESILGGEPRYRCFTFAEEEGEEEEGEGHRYAVSRTSSEACAALGESSDSSYKIFGEAVAPGEPTILGHDASEQVKFGAALNLTCSSGGGFPRAKLSWFKDGEAIPSETFQEGGNSVAVVEVTVEGPDNETEYLCRAYNFVADFSASVVLRVEQASLPAFEDIMVPTVVVVEDETAFLPCIRTQAEDIKMDWFDADIETQLTAGTTILADEKTHLQPWISDGVMGLMVLAGFVDTNYACNVNGRRVGNTRAVILARYLIGEGGYEASEDSLDYTDYHKTVQEGSDVFLNCIVGSNSSSSTVRWRRSPGSVLLTQNDISLAEDEGYTVDVIGNSYILYVARADVRHAGSYFCQIIVDEVEVYTKNFTINIDELTHTYVGQNGSINCYALPGEEITFIHEGQEIHPATANETDKYSITRTEERGQALTGRTGTLFTLTVFNASLHDEGLYQCVINRDYGDVILREAVLLVDLEDLTPYTNESATGELPTTTPATTTPFGLFDWWSTTTTPSYQRKRQQQPQQQQLKFPSLG; via the exons TGCTGGGCCCGCCGCCCCCCCAGAATGTGCGGCTGAGCTCCCTGACGGAGACGATGGCGGTGATTGCCTGGGATCCAGTGGAGGAAGCCAAGTTCTACACGGTGTTCAAGAACTACTCTTCTTCGCAGGGCGAGGCGGTGGACGTCTTCCAGACAAATTCTCACGTCTTCGCAG ATCTGGAGCCTTACACAAAGTACGAGTTCCGGGTGGCGGTGGTGACGGCCAGCGACCAGATAGCTCTGTCAGAGTCCATCTTTGCAATCACAGGAGACACAG CCCCCGACCCGCCCACTATCAAAGGCCTCGACACTGTGCTCAAGTTCGACGTCGGGGAGGCTGTGAACCTCACGTGCGTCAGCGGAGGGGGTATATCGCCTCTGGTGTTGACGTGGTATAAGAATGGCGTAGAGATGGTCAGCGCCGAGATCAGGTCGGGACTGCAGCTGAGTCTCGTGCTGCAGGAGGAGGACGACGGGGCTGAGCTGCTGTGCCAGGCGGCGAACTACGTCGCTGCGGTTAATACTTCTGTGGTCGCTCTTATAAAGGAAG GGGTGTGCAAGGTCCCTGAGGAGTGGGCGGGCGAGTGGTACTCCGGCTGGGACCAGGTGGGCGTGGCGTCTGACCTGTGGCTCGACCAGATCTGTCTGACGTCTTCGAGAAACCGATTCCTTGTCAAGAAAGA ATGGAGAGACTGTAACACATGCTACATAGTCACGGAGAAACACCCCAACATCCTTGAATATAAAGAAT cccaATGCGAGGCGACGGACGACCTCCAAGCGCTGTGCTCAACCATCGACCCCGCGCAGCCGCCCACCCACGTCATGCGCATGGACAGCACGACCGAGTGTCCGTTCCTTGGGCTGCGTCCGTTCACGTACCGACTACGCCACCGAAGCTGTACCGACGAACCGTCCCGACTTACCTCCGAGAACAACGGAACCGAACTCGTTTTCCACTACGACCCCTGCGCTGATGACACCGACTTACATATCGACGTTCGGT CAGAGCGGATCGAGTGCGTGGGGACGTGGAGCGAGGGCAACGCCAGCTTCCTCATGGGGAAACTGGAGTCGATCCTCGGCGGGGAACCTCGCTACCGCTGCTTCACCTTTgccgaggaggagggcgaggaggaggagggcgaggggcacCGCTACGCCGTCAGCAGAACCTCGTCGGAGGCGTGCGCCGCTCTCGGGGAGAGTTCCGACAGCTCCTACAAGATATTCGGGGAGGCGGTCG CCCCCGGGGAACCGACCATCCTCGGCCACGACGCGTCCGAGCAGGTGAAGTTCGGCGCGGCCCTCAACCTGACGTGCAGCAGCGGCGGTGGATTTCCCCGCGCCAAGCTCTCGTGGTTCAAGGACGGAGAGGCAATCCCTTCGGAGACGTTCCAAGAGGGTGGGAATTCGGTGGCCGTCGTCGAGGTCACCGTCGAGGGGCCGGATAACGAGACGGAGTACCTTTGTCGAGCCTACAACTTCGTGGCGGATTTCAGCGCGAGCGTCGTGCTGCGCGTGGAGCAAG CCTCCTTGCCCGCGTTCGAAGACATCATGGTTCCGACGGTGGTCGTAGTCGAGGACGAGACGGCATTCCTTCCGTGCATTCGGACACAGGCGGAAGACATCAAG ATGGACTGGTTCGACGCAGACATCGAGACGCAGCTCACGGCCGGCACCACGATCTTGGCCGACGAGAAGACCCACCTGCAGCCGTGGATCAGCGACGGGGTAATGGGTCTCATGGTCCTGGCAGGCTTTGTGGACACGAACTACGCCTGCAACGTGAACGGCAGGCGCGTCGGCAACACAAGGGCGGTGATACTGGCTCGGTACCTCATCGGGGAAGGAGGTTATG AGGCGTCCGAGGACTCCCTCGACTACACAGACTACCACAAGACGGTCCAGGAGGGCAGCGATGTCTTCCTGAACTGCATCGTCGGCTCCAACAGCTCCTCCTCCACG GTCCGGTGGAGACGAAGCCCGGGCTCCGTCCTCCTGACGCAGAACGACATCAGCCTGGCGGAGGACGAAGGCTACACCGTAGACGTCATAGGGAACTCGTACATCCTCTACGTGGCCCGTGCGGACGTCAGGCACGCTGGGTCCTACTTCTGCCAGATAATAGTGGACGAGGTGGAAGTCTATACGAAGAACTTCACCATTAACATCGATG AgttaacacatacatacgtggGTCAAAACGGCAGCATCAACTGCTACGCCCTCCCGGGAGAGGAG ATCACGTTCATCCACGAAGGGCAAGAAATCCACCCAGCCACCGCCAACGAAACGGACAAATACAGCATCACGAGGACCGAAGAGCGTGGCCAGGCCTTGACGGGACGGACAGGGACCCTTTTCACGCTGACGGTCTTCAACGCTTCCCTGCACGACGAAGGACTCTATCAGTGCGTTATCAACAGGGACTACGGCGACGTGATCCTGAGGGAGGCCGTGCTCCTGGTGGATCTCGAGG ACCTGACACCGTATACCAACGAGTCTGCCACCGGTGAGCTGCCAACAACAACACCTGCCACCACCACACCTTTCGGTCTCTTTGACTGGTGGAGCACAACAACCACTCCTTCGTATCAGaggaaacgacaacaacaaccacaacaacaacaactaaaattcCCAAGTTTaggataa
- the LOC125047875 gene encoding uncharacterized protein LOC125047875 isoform X1, producing MPHVQWIKRGEDLQRVNLTERVPGEVVLVLDGVSVSETYSCEADSESGFVAKEVEVRVLGPPPPQNVRLSSLTETMAVIAWDPVEEAKFYTVFKNYSSSQGEAVDVFQTNSHVFADLEPYTKYEFRVAVVTASDQIALSESIFAITGDTAPDPPTIKGLDTVLKFDVGEAVNLTCVSGGGISPLVLTWYKNGVEMVSAEIRSGLQLSLVLQEEDDGAELLCQAANYVAAVNTSVVALIKEGVCKVPEEWAGEWYSGWDQVGVASDLWLDQICLTSSRNRFLVKKEWRDCNTCYIVTEKHPNILEYKESQCEATDDLQALCSTIDPAQPPTHVMRMDSTTECPFLGLRPFTYRLRHRSCTDEPSRLTSENNGTELVFHYDPCADDTDLHIDVRSERIECVGTWSEGNASFLMGKLESILGGEPRYRCFTFAEEEGEEEEGEGHRYAVSRTSSEACAALGESSDSSYKIFGEAVAPGEPTILGHDASEQVKFGAALNLTCSSGGGFPRAKLSWFKDGEAIPSETFQEGGNSVAVVEVTVEGPDNETEYLCRAYNFVADFSASVVLRVEQASLPAFEDIMVPTVVVVEDETAFLPCIRTQAEDIKMDWFDADIETQLTAGTTILADEKTHLQPWISDGVMGLMVLAGFVDTNYACNVNGRRVGNTRAVILARYLIGEGGYEASEDSLDYTDYHKTVQEGSDVFLNCIVGSNSSSSTVRWRRSPGSVLLTQNDISLAEDEGYTVDVIGNSYILYVARADVRHAGSYFCQIIVDEVEVYTKNFTINIDELTHTYVGQNGSINCYALPGEEQITFIHEGQEIHPATANETDKYSITRTEERGQALTGRTGTLFTLTVFNASLHDEGLYQCVINRDYGDVILREAVLLVDLEDLTPYTNESATGELPTTTPATTTPFGLFDWWSTTTTPSYQRKRQQQPQQQQLKFPSLG from the exons TGCTGGGCCCGCCGCCCCCCCAGAATGTGCGGCTGAGCTCCCTGACGGAGACGATGGCGGTGATTGCCTGGGATCCAGTGGAGGAAGCCAAGTTCTACACGGTGTTCAAGAACTACTCTTCTTCGCAGGGCGAGGCGGTGGACGTCTTCCAGACAAATTCTCACGTCTTCGCAG ATCTGGAGCCTTACACAAAGTACGAGTTCCGGGTGGCGGTGGTGACGGCCAGCGACCAGATAGCTCTGTCAGAGTCCATCTTTGCAATCACAGGAGACACAG CCCCCGACCCGCCCACTATCAAAGGCCTCGACACTGTGCTCAAGTTCGACGTCGGGGAGGCTGTGAACCTCACGTGCGTCAGCGGAGGGGGTATATCGCCTCTGGTGTTGACGTGGTATAAGAATGGCGTAGAGATGGTCAGCGCCGAGATCAGGTCGGGACTGCAGCTGAGTCTCGTGCTGCAGGAGGAGGACGACGGGGCTGAGCTGCTGTGCCAGGCGGCGAACTACGTCGCTGCGGTTAATACTTCTGTGGTCGCTCTTATAAAGGAAG GGGTGTGCAAGGTCCCTGAGGAGTGGGCGGGCGAGTGGTACTCCGGCTGGGACCAGGTGGGCGTGGCGTCTGACCTGTGGCTCGACCAGATCTGTCTGACGTCTTCGAGAAACCGATTCCTTGTCAAGAAAGA ATGGAGAGACTGTAACACATGCTACATAGTCACGGAGAAACACCCCAACATCCTTGAATATAAAGAAT cccaATGCGAGGCGACGGACGACCTCCAAGCGCTGTGCTCAACCATCGACCCCGCGCAGCCGCCCACCCACGTCATGCGCATGGACAGCACGACCGAGTGTCCGTTCCTTGGGCTGCGTCCGTTCACGTACCGACTACGCCACCGAAGCTGTACCGACGAACCGTCCCGACTTACCTCCGAGAACAACGGAACCGAACTCGTTTTCCACTACGACCCCTGCGCTGATGACACCGACTTACATATCGACGTTCGGT CAGAGCGGATCGAGTGCGTGGGGACGTGGAGCGAGGGCAACGCCAGCTTCCTCATGGGGAAACTGGAGTCGATCCTCGGCGGGGAACCTCGCTACCGCTGCTTCACCTTTgccgaggaggagggcgaggaggaggagggcgaggggcacCGCTACGCCGTCAGCAGAACCTCGTCGGAGGCGTGCGCCGCTCTCGGGGAGAGTTCCGACAGCTCCTACAAGATATTCGGGGAGGCGGTCG CCCCCGGGGAACCGACCATCCTCGGCCACGACGCGTCCGAGCAGGTGAAGTTCGGCGCGGCCCTCAACCTGACGTGCAGCAGCGGCGGTGGATTTCCCCGCGCCAAGCTCTCGTGGTTCAAGGACGGAGAGGCAATCCCTTCGGAGACGTTCCAAGAGGGTGGGAATTCGGTGGCCGTCGTCGAGGTCACCGTCGAGGGGCCGGATAACGAGACGGAGTACCTTTGTCGAGCCTACAACTTCGTGGCGGATTTCAGCGCGAGCGTCGTGCTGCGCGTGGAGCAAG CCTCCTTGCCCGCGTTCGAAGACATCATGGTTCCGACGGTGGTCGTAGTCGAGGACGAGACGGCATTCCTTCCGTGCATTCGGACACAGGCGGAAGACATCAAG ATGGACTGGTTCGACGCAGACATCGAGACGCAGCTCACGGCCGGCACCACGATCTTGGCCGACGAGAAGACCCACCTGCAGCCGTGGATCAGCGACGGGGTAATGGGTCTCATGGTCCTGGCAGGCTTTGTGGACACGAACTACGCCTGCAACGTGAACGGCAGGCGCGTCGGCAACACAAGGGCGGTGATACTGGCTCGGTACCTCATCGGGGAAGGAGGTTATG AGGCGTCCGAGGACTCCCTCGACTACACAGACTACCACAAGACGGTCCAGGAGGGCAGCGATGTCTTCCTGAACTGCATCGTCGGCTCCAACAGCTCCTCCTCCACG GTCCGGTGGAGACGAAGCCCGGGCTCCGTCCTCCTGACGCAGAACGACATCAGCCTGGCGGAGGACGAAGGCTACACCGTAGACGTCATAGGGAACTCGTACATCCTCTACGTGGCCCGTGCGGACGTCAGGCACGCTGGGTCCTACTTCTGCCAGATAATAGTGGACGAGGTGGAAGTCTATACGAAGAACTTCACCATTAACATCGATG AgttaacacatacatacgtggGTCAAAACGGCAGCATCAACTGCTACGCCCTCCCGGGAGAGGAG CAGATCACGTTCATCCACGAAGGGCAAGAAATCCACCCAGCCACCGCCAACGAAACGGACAAATACAGCATCACGAGGACCGAAGAGCGTGGCCAGGCCTTGACGGGACGGACAGGGACCCTTTTCACGCTGACGGTCTTCAACGCTTCCCTGCACGACGAAGGACTCTATCAGTGCGTTATCAACAGGGACTACGGCGACGTGATCCTGAGGGAGGCCGTGCTCCTGGTGGATCTCGAGG ACCTGACACCGTATACCAACGAGTCTGCCACCGGTGAGCTGCCAACAACAACACCTGCCACCACCACACCTTTCGGTCTCTTTGACTGGTGGAGCACAACAACCACTCCTTCGTATCAGaggaaacgacaacaacaaccacaacaacaacaactaaaattcCCAAGTTTaggataa